Proteins encoded within one genomic window of bacterium:
- a CDS encoding AAA family ATPase — protein sequence MLEILIQLALTFVMIVLYAVVFCLVYARVMGGMFNRAKFDPSRETNNDVRFKDVLGIDEAKREAQEVVDFLKNAQTFERIGAKIPKGILLVGPPGTGKTLLAKAIANEAGVPFYSLSGADFVEVFVGVGASRIRSLYKKARKHPAAIVFIDEIDALGRSRSSNQFGGQEGNNTLNQFLVELDGFGRDSNVITIGATNYEESLDTALLRPGRFDRKIHVGLPDLKGREALLAHYSRKVQLDRSVDLRALARAATNMSGADLASVVNEASILAVRERRSQVRHEDFSKAMERLGIGLENASHPLNPHERRVVAYHEAGHAVVSLRTQPHKRLHKASIIPTGRHALGYTWSVEREDRHLITREEYCSELAVLMGGRVAEEMVFGEVTSGAHSDLKRATKIAELLVWELGMLGGSPINYKELTCSEATRERLDLAVEQVLREAYEQAREVLIERREDLERLAQGLLDHEVLYEPDIHAVLRGTKPKRNASDGDRNEWVA from the coding sequence ATGCTCGAAATCCTCATCCAACTCGCCCTCACCTTCGTCATGATCGTGCTCTACGCCGTGGTCTTCTGCCTGGTGTACGCGCGGGTGATGGGGGGGATGTTCAACCGCGCCAAATTCGACCCAAGCCGCGAGACCAACAATGACGTGCGCTTCAAGGACGTGCTCGGCATCGACGAAGCCAAGCGCGAGGCCCAGGAGGTCGTCGACTTCCTCAAGAACGCCCAGACCTTCGAGCGGATCGGCGCCAAGATTCCCAAGGGGATCCTCCTGGTCGGGCCGCCCGGTACCGGCAAGACCCTTCTGGCCAAGGCCATCGCCAACGAGGCCGGAGTCCCATTCTACTCTCTTTCGGGTGCGGACTTCGTCGAGGTCTTCGTGGGGGTGGGCGCAAGCCGGATCCGCTCCCTCTACAAGAAGGCCCGCAAGCACCCTGCGGCCATCGTGTTCATCGACGAGATCGACGCGTTGGGGCGCTCGCGCAGCAGCAACCAGTTCGGCGGCCAAGAGGGCAACAACACCCTCAACCAGTTCCTGGTCGAGCTGGACGGTTTCGGCCGCGACAGCAACGTGATCACCATCGGGGCGACCAACTACGAGGAGTCGCTCGATACGGCCCTTCTCAGGCCCGGACGCTTCGACCGCAAGATCCACGTGGGACTGCCCGACCTCAAGGGGCGCGAGGCGCTCCTGGCCCACTACTCCCGCAAGGTGCAGCTCGACCGCAGCGTGGATTTGCGGGCGCTGGCGCGGGCCGCCACCAACATGAGCGGGGCGGATCTGGCTTCGGTGGTCAACGAGGCCTCGATCCTCGCGGTGCGCGAGCGACGCTCGCAGGTACGCCACGAGGACTTCTCGAAGGCCATGGAGCGCCTGGGGATCGGGCTCGAGAACGCCTCGCACCCGCTCAATCCTCACGAGCGCCGGGTGGTCGCTTACCACGAGGCGGGCCATGCGGTGGTCAGCCTGCGCACCCAGCCGCACAAGCGCCTGCACAAGGCCTCAATCATCCCCACCGGCCGCCACGCCCTGGGCTACACCTGGTCGGTGGAGCGCGAGGACCGGCACCTGATCACCCGCGAAGAGTACTGCTCGGAGCTCGCCGTCCTCATGGGCGGCCGCGTCGCCGAAGAGATGGTCTTCGGTGAGGTGACGAGCGGCGCCCACTCGGACCTCAAGCGCGCCACCAAGATCGCCGAGCTCCTGGTCTGGGAGCTGGGGATGCTCGGGGGATCCCCCATCAACTACAAGGAGCTGACCTGCTCCGAGGCCACCCGCGAGCGGCTGGATCTGGCCGTCGAGCAGGTCTTGCGCGAGGCCTACGAGCAAGCCCGCGAGGTGCTCATCGAGCGGCGCGAGGACCTGGAGCGACTCGCTCAGGGGCTCTTGGACCACGAAGTGCTCTACGAGCCCGACATCCACGCCGTCCTGCGCGGGACCAAACCCAAGCGCAACGCCTCGGACGGCGATCGCAACGAGTGGGTCGCATGA